A single genomic interval of Littorina saxatilis isolate snail1 linkage group LG17, US_GU_Lsax_2.0, whole genome shotgun sequence harbors:
- the LOC138952479 gene encoding ribosome-releasing factor 2, mitochondrial-like — MMCGRVIRYNNLHTHSFYRRATARHVSSYHSAEHGHYQRQCRDVEVPRSSRQFATRSKDHEDMAKIRNIGIMAHIDAGKTTTSERMLYYSGFSRHLGDVDRGDTVMDYMEQERDRGITINSAAITFHWNHHKINLIDTPGHVDFTVEVERTLRVLDGSVAVLDASAGVEAQTVTVWQQAENYSVPCMVYLNKMDKQGASVQHCLRSLQEKLRVSPLLLHLPLGVERDFSGVVDLIHFNTLSWDPSQSYDGRTFTTKPLSVSDGSELYQEAAKARTALIGQLADHDDHIADLVLGEVKLEDISADDIVSAIRRVTLARKVVPVLCGSSLKNKGVQPLMDSIVSYLPSPKDRNYSFADYYNTDLCAFAFKVSHDPQRGPLTYLRLYSGSLKSGATIYNINRQNTEKTSRILQVYADELHDISRAVAGNIVAVAGLKQTLTGDTLTSSQSAAKAAAKAWRRQQEQQQKTQQHQKGEQEEGGEEDAEEVSPVLAAMNVPAPVFFCSIEPPSMAYQKNLEHALECLQKEDPSLKVEVNAETGQTILSGMGELHLDIVQSRIHKEYGIEADLGPLQIAYRETISQGAEASEVLDKTLGDRNHFVRLRMSVTADPDSTHFRQVTVAPSRDNPINYLRPPQLKALNNGVKSALANGPLLGFPLIHVAVSLHEFQTRPGTSLAMVAACAVQCITKALREAAPHLLEPMMELEINTNEDYLHTVMGDLSQRRSHIDSVQSRQSGKLVQAVTPLSELRGYSTDLRTITSGTSSFSMHLSHYQPMGTDEQNRLIESVTGFAPS, encoded by the exons ATGATGTGCGGCCGTGTAATACGTTATAATaacttacatacacactcattTTATCGAAGAGCAACTGCCAGACATGTGTCTTCATATCATTCAGCAGAACATGGACATTACCAGCGCCAGTGTCGTGATGTTGAAGTGCCGCGTAGCAGCCGACAGTTTGCAACTCGAAGCAAGGACCACGAGGATATGGCGAAGATCCGAAACATTGGCATCATGGCTCATATTGACGCAGGAAAAACAACCACCAGTGAACGAATGCTATACTACTCTGGATTTTCAAGACACTTAG GTGATGTTGATCGTGGGGACACAGTAATGGATTACATGGAGCAGGAAAGAGACAGAGGCATAACCATCAACTCTGCTGCCATTACCTTCCACTGGAACCATCACAAGATCAACCTTATTGATACTCCAG GTCATGTGGATTTCACAGTGGAGGTGGAGCGCACGCTGCGTGTGTTGGACGGTTCAGTAGCAGTGCTGGACGCATCAGCAG GCGTTGAAGCCCAGACAGTGACGGTGTGGCAGCAGGCAGAGAACTACAGCGTCCCCTGCATGGTGTACCTCAACAAGATGGACAAGCAAGGGGCCAGCGTGCAGCACTGTCTGCGCTCACTGCAGGAAAAACTGCGCGTCTCGCCCCTCCTCTTGCACCTGCCGctgggtgtggagagagactTTTCAGGCGTCGTTGATCTCATTCATTTTAACACCTTGTCCTGGGACCCTTCACAGAGCTACGATGGGAGGACCTTTACTACAAAGCCTCTCAGTGTGTCCGATGGCTCAGAACTGTACCAGGAAGCTGCGAAAGCAAGAACTGCGCTGATAGGCCAGCTAGCTGATCATGACGACCATATCGCAGACTTGGTTCTTGGGGAGGTGAAACTGGAAGACATTTCCGCAGATGACATCGTTAGTGCCATACGACGTGTAACGCTTGCCAGGAAGGTGGTTCCCGTGTTGTGTGGCAGTTCGCTGAAGAACAAAGGAGTGCAGCCGCTGATGGACAGCATTGTCTCATACCTGCCCAGCCCGAAAGACAGAAACTACAGCTTTGCCGACTACTACAACACTGACCTCTGTGCCTTTGCTTTCAAGGTGTCCCACGATCCACAGAGGGGGCCCCTGACGTATCTTCGGCTATACTCAGGCTCCTTGAAAAGTGGTGCCACTATCTACAACATCAACCGACAGAACACGGAAAAGACCAGTCGCATCCTACAGGTGTACGCGGACGAGCTTCACGACATCTCCAGAGCTGTGGCCGGTAACATTGTGGCTGTGGCCGGCCTCAAACAA ACACTCACAGGTGATACCCTGACGAGCAGCCAGTCAGCAGCAAAGGCAGCAGCCAAAGCCTGGCGCCGCCAACAGGAACAGCAACAGAAAACCCAGCAGCATCAGAAGGGAGagcaggaggaggggggggaggaggatgcAGAGGAGGTTTCACCTGTGTTGGCTGCCATGAACGTCCCAGCTCCCGTCTTCTTCTGTTCCATTGAGCCACCGTCCATGGCCTATCAGAAGAACCTGGAGCATGCTTTGGAGTGTCTCCAAAAAGAAGATCCAAGTCTAAAG gTGGAGGTCAACGCAGAGACAGGGCAGACGATACTGTCAGGGATGGGAGAGTTGCATCTGGACATCGTCCAGTCCAGGATCCACAAGGAGTACGGCATTGAGGCTGACCTGGGCCCTCTCCAGATTGCATACAGGGAAACCATCTCCCAAGGGGCAGAGGCCTCGGAG GTACTGGACAAAACACTAGGTGACAGAAACCACTTTGTACGGCTGCGAATGTCGGTGACAGCCGACCCAGACAGCACACACTTCAGACAGGTGACGGTGGCGCCCTCTCGTGACAACCCCATCAACTACCTCAGGCCTCCGCAGCTCAAGGCTCTCAACAATGGTGTCAAGTCCGCTCTTGCTAACG GTCCTTTGCTGGGTTTCCCACTAATCCACGTGGCTGTGTCGCTGCACGAGTTTCAAACTCGCCCTGGGACCTCGCTGGCCATGGTGGCAGCGTGTGCAGTGCAGTGCATCACCAAGGCTTTGAGAGAGGCCGCACCACACTTACTGGAACCCATGATGGAACTAGAG ATCAACACAAATGAAGACTACCTGCACACAGTGATGGGAGACCTGTCTCAGCGACGCAGCCACATCGACAGTGTGCAGAGCAGACAGAGCGGCAAGTTAGTGCAGGCTGTGACACCCCTTTCAGAGCTCCGGGGATACTCGACTGACCTTCGCACCATCACCTCCGGCACTTCTTCCTTCTCCATGCACCTGTCGCACTATCAGCCAATGGGGACGGACGAGCAGAATCGCCTCATTGAGAGCGTCACAGGATTTGCGCCTTCTTGA